Proteins encoded in a region of the Flavobacteriales bacterium genome:
- a CDS encoding DegT/DnrJ/EryC1/StrS aminotransferase family protein produces MSLLPFSPPRMDEKITEAVTEVLLSGWITTGPKTKLFEKKLTEYTGSKSTLCLNSATAGLEIMLRWFGVGEGDEVIVPAYTYSATANVCMHVGARPVLVDTNPDDFNISINAIRAAITDRTKVIMPVDFAGMPCDMDAIMQLVNSKEMVLKFRPANDIQQRLGRIMVLSDAAHSIGAVYKGKRTGSLCDVAVFSFHAVKNLTTAEGGAVALNFPEPFDNEAIYKYLCIKTLHGQNKDALAKTQKGGWRYDIIEPGYKCNMMDIQAAIGLVELERYDNDNLVRRKQIVQMYNDTFANEKWAQIPMHHDENRESSYHLYPLRLKGVSEEQRDKIIDEIFNHDISVNVHFIPLPLLSFYKNYGFKMEDYPVAYDNYSREITLPLYYQLSDENVQRVISAVKESVNRILNS; encoded by the coding sequence ATGAGTTTACTTCCATTTTCTCCTCCGCGGATGGACGAAAAAATCACCGAGGCGGTGACTGAAGTTTTATTATCGGGATGGATCACTACCGGACCGAAAACAAAATTATTCGAGAAAAAACTCACGGAATATACCGGGAGTAAATCCACATTGTGTTTGAATTCCGCAACGGCTGGATTGGAAATTATGCTTCGCTGGTTTGGTGTTGGAGAGGGCGATGAAGTGATTGTTCCTGCCTATACCTATTCGGCCACTGCCAATGTATGCATGCATGTAGGTGCGCGACCTGTATTGGTGGATACCAATCCGGATGATTTTAATATTTCCATCAATGCCATTCGTGCAGCCATTACAGATCGTACCAAAGTGATTATGCCGGTCGATTTTGCAGGGATGCCTTGCGATATGGATGCCATTATGCAATTGGTGAACAGCAAAGAAATGGTATTGAAATTTCGTCCCGCCAACGATATTCAGCAGCGGTTGGGACGCATCATGGTCTTGAGTGACGCTGCTCATTCCATTGGCGCAGTTTACAAAGGGAAACGGACCGGTTCACTCTGTGATGTAGCTGTATTTTCATTTCACGCCGTGAAAAATCTTACCACGGCAGAAGGTGGTGCGGTAGCTTTAAATTTTCCTGAGCCATTCGATAACGAAGCGATTTACAAATACCTCTGCATAAAAACATTGCATGGTCAGAATAAAGACGCATTAGCAAAAACGCAAAAAGGCGGATGGCGCTATGATATTATTGAGCCCGGATACAAATGCAATATGATGGATATTCAGGCCGCTATCGGATTGGTGGAGTTGGAGCGTTATGATAATGATAATTTAGTTCGGCGCAAGCAAATTGTACAGATGTACAATGATACATTTGCCAATGAAAAATGGGCTCAGATTCCCATGCATCACGATGAAAACCGCGAGTCGAGTTACCATTTATATCCATTGCGATTAAAAGGTGTAAGCGAAGAACAAAGAGATAAAATTATCGATGAGATTTTTAATCATGATATTAGTGTGAATGTCCATTTTATTCCACTGCCCTTACTGAGTTTTTACAAGAATTACGGTTTTAAAATGGAAGATTATCCCGTAGCCTACGATAATTATTCCCGCGAAATTACGTTGCCTCTCTATTATCAGTTGAGCGATGAAAATGTACAACGCGTAATTAGCGCAGTGAAAGAATCCGTTAATCGCATATTGAATTCGTGA
- a CDS encoding O-antigen ligase family protein — protein MKKVNEIEKGFGSPAFWGFSILLLLIPIQPSLVPAAVLLFILLSFFEIRQFRFDSSFLKRSFLLPGLFLFYVLGLIWTEHMDLGSASIERKLAFFFLPVLFTFLPAFSKAQQRTFPLIFSLGIFINLILSFSQAIPCYSETGARDCFYSSAFSYELHPSYNAMYVLMAMAWLCFEYLFSGPPLKSSAFLLFLFAQLTGIVFIVLLASKAGLLGLVFLFLFLGLSYVFKTGKWKLLIGGVLFLILSFFVLNFISPLPLERFKAAMNNRELSEEELFAQSAASTESNAVRRMIWIVSDEIIAEHPFGVGTGDVYPSLEEKYKERGMTGALDRSLNAHSQFKQSTIALGWTGLLVLLLVFIYPLFFALKRRVGLVVFFLLLVSLNLLVESMFEVQGGVVFFAVLYSFLLKHKLSEEEMNSDKNLE, from the coding sequence ATGAAAAAAGTGAATGAAATAGAAAAAGGTTTTGGAAGTCCTGCATTCTGGGGATTCTCCATTCTCCTTTTGCTTATTCCCATTCAACCTTCCCTTGTTCCTGCAGCGGTATTGTTATTTATATTATTATCCTTTTTCGAAATCCGTCAATTTCGGTTTGACTCAAGTTTTTTAAAACGTAGTTTCCTGCTTCCCGGATTGTTTTTGTTTTATGTGCTGGGATTGATCTGGACCGAACACATGGATTTAGGTTCTGCATCCATTGAACGAAAACTGGCCTTTTTCTTTTTGCCTGTCCTGTTTACTTTTCTTCCTGCGTTTAGCAAGGCCCAACAACGAACTTTCCCCCTCATTTTTTCATTGGGAATTTTCATCAATCTTATTTTATCTTTTTCCCAAGCCATTCCTTGTTATTCCGAAACCGGTGCGCGCGATTGTTTTTATTCATCCGCATTTTCTTACGAATTACATCCCAGCTATAATGCCATGTATGTATTAATGGCCATGGCCTGGTTGTGTTTCGAGTATTTGTTTTCGGGTCCTCCACTCAAATCTTCTGCATTCCTGTTATTTCTCTTTGCGCAATTAACAGGAATTGTCTTTATCGTGTTATTGGCGAGTAAAGCGGGATTACTGGGATTGGTTTTTCTGTTTTTGTTTTTAGGTCTGAGTTATGTATTCAAGACCGGAAAATGGAAACTCCTTATTGGGGGAGTATTGTTTTTGATCTTGTCCTTTTTCGTTTTAAATTTTATTTCTCCCTTGCCATTGGAGCGCTTTAAAGCGGCCATGAATAACCGGGAATTAAGCGAAGAAGAATTATTTGCACAATCTGCAGCCAGTACCGAAAGTAATGCAGTACGAAGAATGATCTGGATCGTTTCGGATGAAATTATTGCGGAACATCCATTCGGCGTTGGCACAGGTGATGTGTATCCTTCATTGGAAGAAAAATACAAAGAAAGAGGAATGACCGGTGCGCTGGATCGTTCGTTGAATGCGCACTCGCAGTTTAAGCAGAGTACCATTGCTTTGGGGTGGACCGGTTTATTGGTTTTACTTTTGGTTTTTATTTATCCTTTGTTTTTTGCGCTGAAGCGAAGAGTAGGATTAGTGGTGTTTTTTCTGTTGTTGGTGAGTTTGAATTTACTTGTTGAATCGATGTTTGAAGTGCAGGGTGGGGTTGTGTTTTTTGCTGTGTTATATAGTTTTCTGCTCAAACATAAATTGAGCGAAGAAGAAATGAATAGTGATAAAAATTTAGAATGA
- a CDS encoding sugar transferase, translating into MKRIFDIVSSLVVLLVLSPFFILLAIAIVVDSRGGVFYRQIRVGRNGREFGLYKFRSMVSHADKKGELTVGKKDSRITRVGAFIRKYKLDEFPQLINIIKGDMSIVGPRPEVPRYVNLYSQEQKKVLSVRPGLTDFASLEYINENELLGKSADPERTYIDEIMPAKLELNLKYIREQGMLTDLKIIFRTLFKIFRK; encoded by the coding sequence GTGAAGCGTATTTTCGATATTGTTTCATCACTGGTGGTGCTTTTAGTGCTCTCACCGTTTTTTATTTTGCTGGCGATTGCAATTGTGGTCGACAGTCGTGGTGGTGTTTTCTATCGCCAGATTCGTGTTGGAAGAAACGGTAGGGAATTTGGTTTGTATAAATTTCGTTCCATGGTTAGCCATGCCGATAAAAAAGGAGAACTAACAGTTGGAAAAAAAGATAGCCGCATCACCCGGGTTGGTGCATTTATCCGTAAGTACAAACTCGATGAATTCCCGCAGTTGATTAATATTATTAAGGGCGATATGAGTATTGTAGGACCACGCCCCGAAGTTCCGCGTTACGTCAATCTTTATTCGCAGGAACAAAAAAAAGTATTAAGTGTTCGTCCCGGTTTAACCGATTTCGCTTCGCTGGAATACATCAATGAAAATGAACTGTTAGGTAAATCCGCCGATCCGGAAAGGACCTATATTGATGAAATTATGCCGGCCAAGTTAGAATTGAATCTCAAGTATATTCGGGAGCAGGGGATGTTGACCGACCTAAAAATTATTTTCCGAACCCTATTTAAAATTTTTCGCAAATGA
- a CDS encoding deoxynucleoside kinase, with translation MHIAIAGNIGSGKTTLTTLLANHYKWEAHYEDVSTNPYINDFYEDMQRWSFNLQIYFLNNRFQQILDIHRNQKNIIQDRTIYEDAYIFAPNLHSMGLMTSRDFENYFSLFSHMESFVAAPDLLIYLRSSVPTLVNHIQARGREYEESIRLDYLKRLNERYEAWISQYDKGKLLVIDVDNNKFHSSKEDLGLIIRSIDAEMGSGLFTEIPEKEKKKAKSK, from the coding sequence ATGCATATCGCCATTGCTGGTAACATCGGTTCCGGAAAGACCACCCTCACTACTTTATTGGCCAACCATTATAAATGGGAAGCGCATTATGAGGACGTATCCACCAATCCCTACATCAACGATTTTTACGAGGATATGCAACGCTGGTCCTTCAATCTTCAGATTTACTTTTTGAATAACCGATTCCAGCAAATCCTCGACATTCATCGTAATCAGAAAAACATTATTCAGGACCGTACCATTTATGAGGATGCCTACATCTTTGCACCCAATCTTCATTCCATGGGCCTTATGACCTCGCGCGATTTCGAAAATTATTTTTCGCTGTTCTCGCATATGGAATCGTTTGTTGCTGCTCCTGATTTACTTATTTATTTACGCTCCAGTGTACCCACGCTGGTGAATCACATTCAGGCACGCGGACGCGAATATGAAGAAAGCATTCGTCTGGACTACCTCAAGCGTTTGAACGAACGTTACGAAGCCTGGATTTCGCAATACGATAAAGGAAAATTGTTGGTGATTGATGTCGACAATAATAAATTCCATTCCTCCAAAGAAGATCTTGGATTAATCATCCGCAGCATTGATGCTGAAATGGGAAGTGGATTATTTACCGAGATTCCTGAAAAAGAAAAGAAAAAAGCAAAAAGCAAATAA
- a CDS encoding GH3 auxin-responsive promoter family protein, with the protein MPFNSIFSWLIKKRMHQIDLFLKYPIEVQQEWFEKLIHTAKDTEFGKMHHFASINSYERFKQEVPLQNYEDLKPYVDRLVNGEQNLLWPTEIKWFAKSSGTTSEKSKFIPVSKEALEDCHYKGGKDLLSIYVHNHPNRKLYKGKTLIVGGSAQVNYLNEDSYFGDLSAIILKNLPFWVEFRRTPSREIALMENWEDKIEKMARSTMDEDVYIIAGVPSWTLVLMRRILEIKGKDNIADVWPRLELFMHGGVSFAPYKEQFKAIIRKDEMNYVETYNASEGFFGIQDTTDKEEMLLMLDYGVFYEFIPMEDFGKEHPNVIHLKDVEIGKNYALVISTNAGLWRYVIGDTLKFTSTYPYRFVITGRTKQFINAFGEELIVENAEKAIAIASERTHCMVKDFTAAPIYMQGNEAGGHEWVVEFEKAPENLSFFAEVLDNALKSLNSDYEAKRSKNLNLRPPLLHAAANGTFYAWLKSKNKLGGQHKIPRLCNDRKVMEEVLSIMKQ; encoded by the coding sequence ATGCCGTTCAACTCCATTTTTTCCTGGCTCATCAAGAAACGAATGCATCAAATCGATTTGTTTCTTAAATACCCTATTGAGGTACAGCAGGAGTGGTTCGAAAAATTAATTCATACGGCCAAGGACACCGAATTTGGGAAAATGCATCATTTTGCATCGATAAATTCCTATGAAAGATTTAAGCAAGAGGTTCCTTTACAAAATTATGAGGACCTTAAACCTTATGTTGACCGCCTGGTAAATGGCGAACAAAATTTATTGTGGCCAACGGAAATAAAGTGGTTTGCCAAATCTTCGGGTACCACTTCAGAAAAAAGCAAGTTTATTCCCGTGAGTAAAGAAGCATTGGAGGATTGTCACTATAAAGGCGGCAAAGATCTTCTGTCGATTTACGTTCACAATCACCCTAACCGGAAATTGTACAAGGGAAAAACGCTCATTGTAGGGGGAAGTGCGCAGGTAAATTATCTCAATGAAGATTCCTATTTCGGCGATTTATCGGCCATCATTTTAAAAAATCTTCCCTTTTGGGTAGAGTTCCGCAGAACGCCGAGCCGCGAAATTGCGCTGATGGAAAACTGGGAAGATAAAATTGAAAAAATGGCTCGTTCTACCATGGACGAAGATGTATATATTATTGCAGGTGTTCCTTCCTGGACCCTTGTTTTAATGCGACGTATTCTGGAGATAAAAGGCAAGGATAACATTGCCGATGTATGGCCTCGACTGGAACTATTCATGCATGGCGGTGTAAGTTTTGCACCCTACAAAGAACAATTCAAAGCCATCATCCGAAAGGATGAAATGAATTATGTGGAGACCTACAATGCCTCTGAAGGATTTTTTGGCATACAAGACACAACGGATAAGGAAGAGATGTTACTGATGCTGGATTATGGTGTTTTTTATGAGTTTATTCCAATGGAAGATTTCGGTAAAGAGCATCCGAATGTCATTCACCTGAAAGATGTAGAAATCGGAAAAAATTATGCACTGGTTATTTCCACCAATGCAGGTTTATGGCGATATGTCATTGGCGATACACTTAAATTCACTTCTACTTATCCCTATCGCTTTGTAATAACAGGAAGAACCAAACAATTCATCAATGCCTTTGGTGAAGAGTTGATCGTTGAAAATGCCGAAAAAGCCATTGCGATTGCCTCAGAGCGCACCCATTGCATGGTGAAGGATTTTACTGCCGCTCCGATTTATATGCAGGGAAATGAAGCGGGGGGACATGAATGGGTGGTTGAATTTGAAAAAGCGCCTGAGAATTTATCCTTCTTCGCGGAAGTTTTGGATAATGCGCTAAAATCCCTCAATTCCGATTACGAAGCCAAACGTTCAAAAAACCTGAATCTTCGTCCACCCCTCCTCCACGCGGCGGCGAATGGCACATTTTATGCATGGTTAAAATCGAAAAACAAATTGGGAGGTCAACATAAAATCCCCCGTTTGTGCAACGACCGAAAAGTGATGGAAGAAGTTTTAAGTATCATGAAGCAATGA
- a CDS encoding glycosyltransferase, with protein MKILLLGDINSAHVQRWAIGLSSKGMKIGLWSLAKAKEDWYTKHQIEVFGQERAGGGKFAYFFAHKDAEKALKEFQPQILHSHYASSYGMIGRKLNFHPFCISVWGSDITHFPHGAFRRSIMRKNLAAADAVFATSKFLSQILEVIWNKKNTIIPFGIDTDRFHPGKVRNHFTQKEVVIGTVKALETIYGIDATIAAFGMMKRRRPDIPARLLIAGDGSMRRALMRQVQSDGIENFVKFIGKVPHQNVPDVHREIDVFVNLSHYESFGVSVLEASSCEKPVIVSNVGGLKEVVTDNYTGYLVEPMMIKKVSELMEKLAENESLRNQLGVRGREYVESTYNWEKNLNEMIAEYQKLISR; from the coding sequence ATGAAGATTCTTTTACTTGGAGATATTAATTCGGCACATGTTCAGCGCTGGGCCATCGGACTTTCTTCTAAAGGAATGAAGATTGGGTTGTGGTCCCTCGCCAAAGCGAAAGAAGATTGGTACACCAAACATCAAATTGAAGTATTCGGACAAGAACGTGCAGGAGGCGGAAAGTTTGCGTATTTCTTTGCGCACAAAGACGCGGAGAAAGCATTAAAAGAATTTCAACCGCAGATCCTACATTCCCATTATGCCAGTTCCTATGGAATGATTGGAAGAAAATTAAATTTTCATCCATTTTGTATTTCCGTATGGGGAAGTGATATCACCCATTTCCCACATGGAGCGTTTCGCCGTTCCATTATGCGGAAAAATCTTGCTGCAGCGGATGCCGTTTTTGCCACCAGTAAATTTTTATCGCAGATACTCGAAGTTATCTGGAATAAAAAAAATACGATAATTCCATTCGGAATAGATACAGATCGTTTTCATCCGGGAAAAGTCCGCAATCACTTTACCCAAAAAGAAGTGGTAATAGGAACCGTAAAAGCATTAGAAACCATTTACGGAATTGACGCTACCATTGCCGCATTTGGAATGATGAAACGTCGCCGGCCGGATATTCCTGCCCGTTTATTGATTGCCGGTGATGGATCGATGCGACGAGCGTTAATGCGACAGGTTCAGTCGGACGGTATTGAAAATTTTGTGAAATTCATTGGTAAAGTTCCACATCAGAATGTACCGGATGTTCATCGCGAAATTGATGTGTTCGTGAATTTGAGTCACTACGAAAGTTTCGGAGTTTCCGTTCTCGAGGCATCTTCCTGCGAAAAGCCGGTTATCGTTTCTAATGTGGGAGGACTCAAAGAAGTGGTAACGGATAACTACACCGGTTATCTGGTGGAACCAATGATGATTAAAAAAGTATCTGAACTCATGGAGAAGCTGGCGGAAAATGAGTCGTTACGAAATCAATTGGGTGTTCGCGGAAGAGAGTATGTGGAGTCGACCTACAACTGGGAAAAGAACCTTAATGAAATGATTGCCGAATATCAAAAATTGATTTCGAGATGA
- a CDS encoding glycosyltransferase family 2 protein: METSATVDVVIVSYNVKSVLKDCLHSIADLPSGFTIYVVDNASSDGTAEMIQSEFPRVEFISSGANIGFSPANNLAMQKGKGEYILLLNPDTIVKQPALIDWLNLHIEKQAGLSACKLLNTDQSLQISAWKTPGVMDSLLELFYLHRLFHITQYPEEMYQRDAEVENVSGAAMLFSRKVFDEVGGLDPNLFWMEDTDFCYRVRSSGKKVIYFHEPEIVHIGGQSSKSNYNRVISNQLISRLKFTRKHRSMVSFVVLTLIIYLHCISRIIGFGLIYPLKRNAKAKAYIYSFGRLNRYIWKKDMSI; this comes from the coding sequence ATGGAAACCAGCGCTACGGTTGATGTAGTTATTGTAAGTTATAATGTGAAATCCGTTTTAAAGGATTGTTTGCATTCCATAGCTGATTTACCTTCCGGATTTACCATTTATGTGGTCGACAATGCCTCTTCGGATGGAACAGCAGAAATGATTCAATCTGAATTTCCCCGTGTTGAATTTATTTCTTCCGGCGCAAACATTGGTTTTTCTCCTGCCAATAATCTGGCCATGCAAAAAGGGAAAGGAGAATATATTTTATTGCTGAATCCCGATACCATCGTAAAACAACCTGCCTTGATCGATTGGTTGAACTTACACATTGAAAAGCAAGCCGGATTATCGGCCTGTAAATTGCTAAATACAGATCAGTCGCTCCAAATCTCTGCATGGAAAACACCCGGCGTAATGGATTCATTATTGGAGTTGTTTTATCTGCACCGTTTATTTCACATTACGCAATATCCTGAAGAAATGTATCAGCGTGATGCTGAAGTGGAAAATGTTTCAGGTGCAGCGATGTTGTTTTCGAGAAAAGTATTTGATGAAGTAGGCGGATTGGATCCGAATTTGTTTTGGATGGAGGATACCGATTTTTGTTACCGGGTTAGATCATCCGGAAAAAAAGTAATTTATTTTCATGAACCCGAGATTGTGCATATTGGTGGACAATCCTCCAAATCGAATTATAATCGGGTAATCAGTAATCAACTGATCAGTCGTTTAAAGTTTACGCGAAAACATCGAAGCATGGTTTCATTTGTGGTGTTGACCCTGATTATCTATTTGCATTGCATCAGCCGGATAATCGGTTTCGGATTGATTTATCCTTTAAAACGAAATGCCAAAGCAAAAGCTTATATTTATTCATTCGGGCGGTTGAACCGTTATATTTGGAAAAAGGACATGAGCATATGA
- a CDS encoding glycosyltransferase family 4 protein: MKILILTQYFPPEVGAPQNRLYELAIRLKEKGDEVTILTAMPNYPKMEIHEGYKGKWRVKEEIKGLTVHRSWIYVSNKKSIVRRLLNYYSFVFSAFWVGLFRIRKQDILLVESPPLFLGKTAWLLSLFKRSKMIFNVSDLWPESAEKLGLVNNKLLLWGSYKLEAFLYRRSWLVSGQTQGIVKDIQKRFPKKDVVWLPNGVNVRLFVPQENEAKSWRTEIGLKADDFVLLYAGIIGYAQGLDILLKAAERLKTHQQVKFVLLGSGPEKERLLALKQEMHLDNVLFLDPVPKAKMPAVVSAADAAVIPLRKLDLFLGAIPSKLFENLAMKKPILLGVDGEARELFIEKGKGGLYFEPDNDEDLAAKVELLISNPHLVKELGENGHRYVSEYFDLDKIAEGFRTKLIEKMK, translated from the coding sequence ATGAAGATTTTGATTTTAACGCAATATTTTCCGCCCGAAGTTGGAGCACCGCAAAACCGCTTGTACGAATTAGCTATTCGTTTAAAAGAAAAAGGTGATGAGGTAACCATTTTAACGGCAATGCCGAATTATCCGAAGATGGAAATTCATGAAGGGTACAAAGGAAAATGGCGGGTGAAAGAAGAAATCAAAGGTTTAACTGTTCACCGCAGCTGGATTTATGTTTCGAATAAAAAGAGTATTGTCCGCCGACTTTTAAATTACTATTCATTTGTTTTTTCTGCATTCTGGGTGGGTTTATTCAGGATTCGCAAACAGGATATTTTATTGGTGGAGAGTCCGCCTTTATTCCTTGGAAAAACAGCCTGGTTATTGTCCCTCTTTAAACGATCGAAAATGATTTTTAACGTCAGCGATCTGTGGCCGGAGAGTGCGGAGAAACTTGGACTCGTAAATAATAAATTATTGTTGTGGGGAAGTTATAAACTGGAGGCCTTTTTATATCGCCGTTCATGGCTGGTGAGTGGACAAACTCAGGGTATCGTAAAAGATATTCAGAAGCGTTTTCCAAAAAAGGATGTGGTGTGGTTGCCCAATGGCGTCAATGTCCGTTTGTTTGTACCACAGGAAAACGAAGCGAAAAGCTGGAGAACAGAAATCGGATTAAAAGCAGATGATTTTGTTTTGTTGTATGCGGGGATTATTGGTTATGCGCAGGGATTGGATATTCTTTTGAAAGCTGCAGAGCGATTAAAGACACATCAGCAGGTGAAATTCGTTCTATTGGGTTCTGGTCCCGAAAAAGAGCGATTACTCGCGCTAAAACAGGAAATGCATTTGGACAATGTTCTGTTTCTGGATCCTGTTCCGAAAGCGAAAATGCCTGCCGTGGTAAGTGCAGCGGATGCAGCGGTTATTCCATTGCGAAAACTTGATTTATTTCTGGGAGCAATTCCTTCTAAATTATTTGAAAATCTCGCCATGAAAAAACCAATTCTGTTGGGTGTAGATGGTGAGGCCAGAGAATTATTTATCGAAAAGGGAAAAGGCGGATTGTATTTTGAACCGGATAATGACGAAGACCTTGCGGCTAAAGTGGAACTCCTGATTTCAAATCCGCATTTGGTAAAAGAACTGGGAGAAAACGGACATCGTTATGTTTCGGAGTATTTCGATTTGGATAAGATTGCTGAAGGTTTTAGAACGAAGCTGATTGAAAAAATGAAATGA
- a CDS encoding glycosyltransferase family 4 protein has protein sequence MNRQIKIGFLTTTDPNDKRSWSGIHFAMLNELKKRYEQIIVFGPLDGGNALKMGKIRNRLSHRILKKRYDYSHSVSLSKKYAAQVMEKINRYQPDLLIAPSGSSIIAHLPASIPVILLSDTTLANMVDYYPAYSNLSLNSKNQSLETETFAIQKSAFAVFPSEWARSSAIKDHGGKAEKMKLIPFGPNFSNGPTREMALAEKKNDVLKLLFLGVDWHRKGGDLVMESFRLLQKKNIPVHLTIVGCNPPFSEEKHIRIIPFINKNDAAGEQQIIQLLLESHVLFLPSKAECYGIVFVEAAACGTPSLARNTGGISGAVIQNENGILLPESATAKEYADQLEYWYHHPSEYRQIQEKSRMLFEKSHNWSHWGDAMEQLIRLSLEKGNS, from the coding sequence ATGAATCGGCAGATTAAAATCGGATTTCTCACCACAACCGACCCGAACGACAAACGTTCCTGGTCCGGAATCCATTTTGCAATGCTGAACGAGTTAAAAAAACGATACGAACAAATCATCGTTTTTGGTCCACTCGATGGCGGAAACGCTTTAAAAATGGGCAAAATCCGCAATCGCTTATCACACCGCATTTTAAAGAAGAGGTATGATTATTCGCATTCCGTATCGCTCAGTAAAAAATATGCGGCACAGGTGATGGAAAAGATCAATCGCTATCAACCCGATTTGCTCATCGCACCTTCGGGATCTTCCATCATTGCGCATTTACCGGCTTCAATCCCGGTCATTCTGCTTTCCGACACAACCCTGGCGAATATGGTTGACTATTATCCGGCCTACTCCAATCTATCGCTCAACTCGAAAAATCAATCGCTCGAAACTGAAACATTCGCCATTCAAAAATCGGCTTTTGCGGTTTTTCCTTCTGAATGGGCACGCTCATCAGCGATAAAAGATCATGGAGGAAAAGCGGAAAAAATGAAATTGATTCCATTTGGACCAAATTTTTCGAATGGTCCAACCAGAGAAATGGCATTGGCAGAAAAGAAAAATGATGTATTGAAATTATTATTTCTGGGAGTGGATTGGCATCGCAAAGGCGGAGATTTGGTAATGGAAAGTTTTCGTCTCCTCCAGAAAAAAAACATCCCTGTACATTTAACCATTGTCGGATGTAATCCTCCATTTTCAGAAGAGAAACATATTCGTATCATTCCTTTCATCAACAAAAATGATGCAGCAGGAGAACAACAAATCATTCAGCTTTTACTGGAATCGCATGTGCTCTTTCTTCCATCCAAAGCAGAATGCTACGGAATTGTGTTTGTAGAAGCAGCTGCCTGCGGAACACCATCTCTTGCACGAAATACAGGGGGCATTTCAGGAGCAGTCATTCAAAATGAAAATGGAATTCTCCTTCCGGAATCAGCCACAGCAAAGGAATATGCAGATCAATTAGAATACTGGTATCATCATCCTTCCGAATATCGTCAAATTCAGGAAAAATCCAGAATGCTTTTTGAAAAAAGTCACAATTGGTCGCACTGGGGTGATGCGATGGAGCAATTGATCAGGCTTTCATTGGAGAAAGGTAATTCCTGA
- a CDS encoding acyl-CoA thioesterase, translating to MIHYPVKLELRIDWSEMDLFGHVNNVSYFKYVQASRVNYWEKTGVIDEHMNEGIGPMLVSCKCDFKAPLHYPGSFIIEAGVAQVGNTSFTIRHRIIDSTGKLCAEAEDVIVMFNYKNNEKVRVPDDLRSSIDRIQQSLSGN from the coding sequence ATGATCCATTATCCCGTAAAACTGGAACTACGTATCGACTGGAGTGAAATGGATTTATTTGGTCACGTCAACAACGTTTCATATTTTAAATATGTGCAGGCTTCGAGAGTGAATTATTGGGAGAAAACAGGTGTTATTGATGAGCACATGAACGAAGGTATTGGTCCAATGCTCGTATCCTGCAAATGCGATTTTAAAGCACCGCTTCATTATCCCGGTTCATTTATCATAGAAGCGGGTGTGGCGCAGGTAGGGAATACTTCCTTCACCATTCGTCACCGAATAATCGATTCCACGGGAAAACTTTGCGCTGAGGCAGAAGATGTCATTGTTATGTTTAATTATAAAAACAATGAGAAAGTCAGAGTGCCGGATGATCTTCGTTCAAGCATTGATCGCATTCAACAATCGCTTTCCGGTAATTAA